A single window of uncultured Fretibacterium sp. DNA harbors:
- a CDS encoding thioredoxin family protein codes for MSKVLDAINDRYEGRLAAEAVDVDEYPELAKEYNVTYLPALLFLDDNGDVVRQEVGYHSLDEVLEIFRDMGIDIE; via the coding sequence ATGTCCAAGGTTTTGGATGCGATCAATGACCGGTATGAGGGCAGGCTGGCAGCGGAAGCGGTGGACGTGGACGAGTATCCCGAGCTCGCTAAGGAGTACAACGTGACCTACCTCCCCGCCCTCCTCTTTCTGGACGACAACGGCGATGTCGTTCGTCAGGAGGTTGGCTATCACAGCCTTGACGAGGTGCTGGAGATCTTCCGGGACATGGGGATCGACATCGAATGA